A genomic stretch from Erigeron canadensis isolate Cc75 chromosome 9, C_canadensis_v1, whole genome shotgun sequence includes:
- the LOC122582569 gene encoding transcription factor bHLH153, giving the protein MMEHKRSPVSVEQGSLTPLTPKRHKAGLSISSKERKEKLGERIAALQQLVSPYGKTDTASVLLEAMDYIHFLHDQVKVLSAPYLHSNPMDQSQGIESYNLKSKGLRLVPVSYTMGVASSNGADIWAPIKTNSPK; this is encoded by the exons ATGATGGAACATAAGCGAAGTCCAGTATCTGTTGAGCAGGGTAGTCTTACTCCATTGACACCTAAAAGGCACAAGGCGGGTTTGTCCATCTCTTCTAAG gaaagaaaagaaaaactcgGTGAAAGGATAGCAGCCCTTCAGCAGCTTGTCTCACCATATGGAAAG ACAGATACTGCTTCAGTACTTCTTGAGGCAATGGATTACATACACTTTCTTCATGATCAAGTCAAG GTGCTGAGTGCTCCTTATCTTCACAGTAACCCAATGGACCAGTCTCAG GGAATAGAGTCGTATAACTTGAAAAGCAAAGGGTTGCGTCTGGTTCCAGTTTCATATACAATGGGAGTTGCTAGTAGCAACGGAGCAGATATATGGGCTCCAATCAAGACTAATTCCCCAAAATAA